The Coleofasciculus sp. FACHB-1120 region CGACAGCCCTTGGCACGCCATTTCTCTACCAACGCAGGCAAACTTGCAGGATCTCGCTTTTACAGGCGACCCCAATCATGGCTGGGTTGTGGGGAGTGATTCCACACTTTTAGAGACAACCGATGGCGGCAAGACTTGGGAGTCTAGAAACCTGGAACTGGGAGATCGGCAATACCGCTTTACCGGCGTGAGTTTTGCCGATCAAGAAGGATGGATTACAGGAGAACCCTCGATCTTGCTCCATACAACGGATGGGGGAAAATCTTGGACTCGCATCGCCCTGAGTAACAAGTTACCAGGGGCACCAAACAGAATTGTGGCGCTCGGTCCGAACTCCGCTGAGATGAGCACCAACGTAGGGGCTATTTATCGCACTCAAGACGCCGGACAGACTTGGAAAGCGATGGTCCAAGAAGCGGTGGGTGTTGTCCGTAATATGTCTCGCTCTGCCGATGGCAAATATGTTGCGGTGTCTGCCAAAGGTAACTTCTATTCCACTTGGGAGCCTGGTCTAGATGCCTGGGTGCCCCATAATCGCAATAGCTCCCGAAGGGTGGAGAATATGGGGTTTGCCCAAGATGGTCGGCTGTGGATGCTGGCGCGGGGCGGTCAGCTACAATTTAGCAGTCTGGAAAATCCAGAGGAGTGGGAAGAAGCACAATATCCAGAGGTATCCACCAGTTGGGGTTTACTCGATTTAGCATATCGGACACCTGAAGAAGTTTGGGTAACAGGTGGCAGTGGAAATTTGCTCCGGAGTCTGGATGGCGGCAAAACTTGGCAAAAAGCTCGTGAGATCGAGGATATCCCTTCCAATCTTTACAGGATTATGTTTCTAACACCCCAGCAAGGATTTATCATAGGTCAGCGAGGTGTTTTGTTGAAATACGAAGGTGCGTCGCAAGCAGCTTAAAGAGGAAAGCTAGATTGTTGTCATACAACGAATGCTTTGCTTGTGACTCTCTACCGAGTTTCGTATCATAATTAAGTTAGCTTTTAATTGTTGTCAGAGGAGGAATCTGAATGGCTGGTACAACTGGAGAACGTCCATTTTCGGATATTATTACAAGCGTTCGTTACTGGGTAATTCACAGCATCACCATCCCGGCATTATTTATTGCAGGCTGGCTATTTGTTAGCACAGGTCTTGCATACGATGCCTTTGGGACACCCCGCCCCAACGAGTATTTCACCCAAACTCGGCAGGAAGTGCCGATTGTTCAGGATCGCTTTGAATCCAAGCAACAAATCGAGGAATTTATAAAATAAGCGCGGCAATCTCTAGACATAACCGGGTGTAAAAATAAAAGCACCTATTTGTGTTAAGACTGCCGGGGCAATTTCGGCTGGATTCGATGCAAAACTGGGATGAAAAGTACCGTGTCAATGCGCTCTAAGGAGCGAACGGGAATCTAGTTAGATACATCGGTAGTGAAGTACCGTAGGTATACGGAAGTGCTTGAGAAAAGAATCATCTCTGGCTTGTTGGAGGAGGCTTCAAAGGTTCAGTATCCTCAATATTAGGTTTACGAATCCCTGTTTGCAGGAACAGCCTTCCCGTTACGGTACGAAAAGTCCCATTTCCATCAAAAAAATGGGGAGTGTCAACAAGTAAGTCGTTTAAAAGAGGTGGCAAAACATGACTACTAATACGCCTAATCAGCCAGTTTCATATCCCATTTTTACCGTTAGATGGCTAGCGGTTCATACGTTAGCTGTCCCAACAATCTTTTTCTTGGGCGCGATCGCTTCTATGCAATTTATTCAACGATAGGAGAAACCTAATTATGCCAGAACGGAGTCCAAATCCCAATAATCAGCCAGTTGAGTTAAACCGAACTTCTCTTTACTTGGGCTTGCTACTGGTTTTTGTCCTTGGTATCTTGTTTTCCAGTTATTTCTTTAACTAACTGGGTTTGACTGCATCATTTTTAAGTTGAATTAGGAGGAAAACGCTGTGTCTGGAAGTGGAAGAATTCCGTTGTGGATTGTAGCTACCGTCGCTGGTCTGGGCGCGATCGCTGTGCTGGGTGTTTTCTTCTATGGTGCCTACGCGGGTCTAGGCTCCTCTTTGTAGAGAAAAGCTGGCTAATCAACCAGATTTGAGAGAATTCTCATCCAAGTTACTAAAGAAAAACCGCCTATCTGACTAAAATAGGCGGTTTTTTCCATTTCCCAGCGAATGCCCAGCTAACGTTAAATTCCCGTTGCGTCTTCGCGCTCAATATAAAGAAACAGGAAAGCCATCGCTACAGCCGGGAAGATCAAGCCAGTTAGAGGCACCAGAATTGAAGGTAAGAATGAAGCTCCCATCTTTAAATTTCCTATTTTAATGAAACAGCTTTCGTAATTGAATTTACAGTGAATTGGTAGCCAAAAACCGAATCATAAAAATTTTTAACAAGCGCTTAATCCGCAAACTCATCTAGCGACCAGTTAGGCAAATCGGGGGGAATAACTATACGGTCAACAGTTACTTTATGGCTCTCCCGTTGGGTATACGTATCAACCGTGACTGCCTCAAAACGGATTTCTACACTCCCAAACGGCACGGTTAGCTGAGTTGTTGCTTCCAGGGATTCTAAACCAGTCGGGAAAAAATCGACTAGCCACCGGGGACCATCCAGTAGCGATCGCGTTTGGCGGTCATGCACCCACAGCTTGACATAGAAGCGGGGGGACTCAGATTGCAATGTCAGGCGAACACCCAGCGGTTGCCCAGCAACCAGTTCGCCTTCGGGTAAAACTAGCTCAGGCTCTGGCACGGGTTCCTCGTCTAGCGATGATGGCTGCGGTTCTGGGGGAAACCCCCGCCCCGCATTAGCAAAACGCGATCGCCCTGGTTGTATCCCCCTAGCAGAGGCTTCTCGCGAGCCATAGCCGTCTCGCCTACTGGTGCTGGGAGGGAGTTCCGAGGGGTCATCATCTACCACAATCTCTCGCTCTGCCCAGTTAGCAGCAGACTCTGCCATCGATAAAACATTCTTAGCCATCTCAACCGGGTTCTGCGGAGTTTCTGGCAGTTGACCAGAGGCTGCTCCTACCTCTTGGGGATTGTTCGTTGCATCGCTAGCAATACCGGCACCATCACTCAATTCTTCCTCCAACTCTGGGAGAGGAGGTTGTTGGTCTAATAATAGTGCTACGAGTTCCCAGTCGGTGGGCATTGGCTCTGACAAGCGGTCGGAGTCAGTTTCCCCCTGCGGCTCGGCGGCGGTGGCTTCGGTGCCATCTGCAACGTCAGTGTCTTTGCTGCGCTGGTCTTTACTGCCCTCGTCTTTGCTGCCCTCTGTCAGGTCTGCTGAAGGCTCTACTTCCTCCGCAGACTCCTCCTCCGTCGAAAGTACCTCCTCCGGTTGCAGCCATGCTGAAGATTCCTCATCAGTTGCCAGGTTGTTCAACCGCGACAGAAAACGATCTTGCAGCTTGAGGGTCGCAAAAGCCGTATCTAGGGGCGATGTCTGGGAGTCAGCGGACGGTGGGGTTTCTCTTGATTCAGCGGCGTGTTCAGCGGAGTTTTCTACCCCCTCGGTATCAGAAGTATTTTCAACCGCCACGTCCTGGTGGCTATTGAAATCTGTATCCCCATCGGCGCTAGCATCTGTTCCATCGGGTTCCTCCGGACGCTGCCAAGTCTGGGCTAAGTGATTCAATAAATTATCAAATAACTGCTCTACATCAGGTGCAGTCCCCTGTGGAGTGGTGGCATCAACAGGTTTGGCAGGAAGGTCAGAAGATAAATCTGCCTCAGGTTCCGGAGGAAGGGCAGAAGATAAATCTTCCGCTTCAGCGATAGGCGTGTCGGCATTCTCGATGCGCTCGATTGTAGGCATCGCATCAGAAATTACCGGAAGTTTCAGCGATCGATTGACTGGACTGGCAGGATCGGGTCGATAAAGTTGCGGGGGGAGAGATACCACGGATGGAGGTTCAGAAGTCACTGATGCATTGCGATCGCCCAAAGCGATGTCCTCAGGCTCATCCCTATTGGTTGCTTCATTGGTTGCTTCGCGGTTCGCTGTTACCTCAGTATCGGAAGCAATTGCTGGAAGTTCCGGGGGTTTAAGCGCTGCGATCGCCGGATCGGGTTTAGCAATCTGTTCCGGTAGCGGTTTATTGGGCAAAGGTTCTAAATGCAGCGGCGGAGTATCTTTTGCCGTTTCCACCAGATCGAGGAAAGAGGAATCAATCGGGGGTGTCTCTCCTAAAAGAGAGTCTAACGGCGGGTTCAATAAATTTGCGTGCTGTTTATCGTGAGCGATCGCGTCGAGCAAGTCTTCCAAATCGGCAGTCACGGTAAAGGCGTGAGTCACCAAGACTGTCTGAAGCTCATCGATTAACGTGACTTCTCCTAAAATCAAACGGGTTTGGCAATTTTCGGGCAGCTCTAAATTACAGCTAAAAGAAAAACTCGGCACCTGTTCGGGTATCAGCTGCTGGACATCTACCAAAATTTGTGAGTTTTGCGGATCGCGCATTTCAATTCGCAGGATGTCTGGCTGCAAAAGATGCAAATCTCTAAAATTGTCTGGGATCTCCACTTGTCCGCTGAAGGTAATCAGTTCTCCCCGACGCACTACCAGCGTTTCCCGATCGAGGGTCAGTCGGATCGGTGCTTCATCAATTTCAGGCGGCTCAGTTTCTGCTGAGTAACCCCTTCCGTCAGCAGAAAAGGAAAGCTCCGACGAGGCATTGCCAGGGGGGGACGTTAAGGAATCGCGCGACAACTGACTCTGCGGTATTGCTCCACGAGTAGTAGATGTCGGCTCAAACGCTTGCCAGACCGGATCGACGACTTCGTGTAAGATTTCGTCCACCATTTGTAGCGAGTGTTCTACGAGGCGGCTGACGGGCACTGCTGCCTTCGGAGGGTTGCGGTTGAGTGCCGTCTCCCACCTTTGTGACTCCGATGCCTCGAAGGAGAGGAATAAGTCATTGACTGCCTCATCCTCGTCTTCTTCCCACCCAGCATCTGTCATCGCCTCTGCCGTCGATTCGTCCCCTGGGGAAGGGGTACTGGAAGGGGGCAAATCTGGATTCGGAAGGTCTACGTCAGCAGTGAGCGTTTCGGTGGTTGTCGGAGCAGGGTTAACGGGCAAGTCAGCGGCAGAACCTGCGGATGTTTCTAGGACAGTTTCGCTGGCGACCCCTGCCTGGGCACTCCAAACGGGCCGCATTTGTCCAACGACGACATCTGCATCTGCTGGGGAGGTTGGCAAAACCTGGAATTGAATCGCCTGCTGCCAAGTGTTGCCGAGGAAATCTGACATGATATCGCCAGAGCAGCGCAACTCCCATCGCCCTGACTTGAGGTAGGTGAAGGGAATGACCACCATCAACCCTTCGGCGTTGGTGCGGCGCGATCGCTTCTGAAACCGCCGCTTGGGGGGAACTTCCTCCGTGCTGTCATAGGTGATGCGAATTTCCACTTCGGTATTGGGACGGCTGGAGTGAGCAACCACCCGATACCGACCTTCTTGGATTTCCACACTTGGTGTCTCTAAGGAGAGCCAGGAGGAATCGCCCTCTTGTTGTATCAGAAATTGCCAGTATTCCATAGGAGGCAAGCAGCAAGCATAAAGGATGAAGTTTAGGATGAAGTTAGAGTTAGAGGCGCGGCTGAAAGACAGTGTGACGTATTATTACACGCCAAACTTCACACTTCACACTTCATAATTCCGATTACCTTTTTACTTTAATCTGCTGCCGCAGTTCCTCGATCATTCCTAACAATTCAGTTTGAGCGATCGCACTCTGCTCTTTCGATGCCATCCACTTCAGCTTGACGGTTTGGTTTTCTGCTTCTTCTTCTCCCAAAACCAAGCAAGCGACAGCACCGCTACGGTCAGCCCTAGCGAACTGCTTTTTAAAAGCACTTCCACTCAGGTCTAGATCCACGCTAAACCCAGCTTGACGTAATTTTTGAGCTAATTGTAAAGCTTGGGATTCGGCTTTCTCGCCTCTAGAAACCACGTAAAAATCCAACGTCGGGGCGGGTGCCTCTTGCAGCTGTTGCAGCAGGATGATCAACCGTTCCAAGCCCATTGCCCAACCCACTGCGGGTGTCTTGGGTCCCCCTAGTTCTGCTACCAGCCCATCGTAGCGTCCGCCACCACAGACAGTTGCTTGCGCTCCCAGGTCGTCCGAGATAATTTCAAAGGCAATATGAGTGTAGTAATCCAGACCGCGCACCAGACGCGGATTGAGCTGGTAGGCAATCCCCAAATCAGCCAGACGTGCTTGGATTTGCTCAAAGTAGCGACAAGAATCTGCACTCAGATAATCTAAGATACTGGGAGCCTCTTGAACAATTGCTTGCGTCCCCCGATCCTTACTATCGAGTATCCGCAAGGGATTGCGACTCAGCCGTACCTGCGAATCCGGGTCTAACTCTTCTTTGTAGGGAGTTAAGTAATCTACCAATGCTTGCCGGTAACGCTGTCGATCTTCAGGACTTCCTACCGAGTTAATATCCATGCGGAGATTTTTTAGACCGAGGGTTTGCAGAATATCGGTAGCGATCGCGATCGCCTCTGCATCTGCCCTCGAATCGGCAGTCCCCAACACCTCTACACCCAGCTGGTGAAATTGCCGCTGTCGTCCCTTCTGGGGAGCTTCGTAACGAAACATCGGTCCCAAATACCAGAGGCGCTGAATCCCACTTTTGACATCAAGCGCGTTTTCAATATAAGAGCGCACGACCCCAGCCGTTCCCTCTGGTCGCAGGGTCATGGAATAAGGATTTTCCCCCCGACTCTTGAAGGTGTACATTTCCTTCCCGACCACGTCTGTGGCTTCGCCAATCCCGCGCTCAAATAGCGCCGTCAGCTCAAAAATCGGAGTGCGAATTTCTTGATAAGCTGCTCTGCTTAGAATATCCCGGGCGACCGATTCTACCCATTGCCAGTACCCGACTTCTTCGGGCAGAATATCCCGCGTTCCCCGTATAGCTTGAATGCTTCCCATTGTTTAGATTTTTGATTTTAGTGCGTGTCATAAGTTTTTCACCCCCTGGATTTTAACTTTACCCCCTTCCCTGCTAGGGAAGGCTACCGTGTATACACAAGTCTTCTTGAACTTGCAAGTCCCGTTTTGATCCCCCCAACCCCCCTTAAAAAGGGGGGCAATTAAGTCAAAGTCCCCCTTTTTAAGGGGGATTTAGGGGGATCAATCAACGTTTTGCCAATTAATGAAAAGATGTGCATACATCGTAGGCTGTAGGCTAGGGAAGGGTAGGAGGTTAGGTCATTGCAATGACGATAACTTCATGACACTGAAGATTTTAGATTTTAGATTCAATCTCATCTAAAATCCAAAATTTATTGGTTTTCCTCCCAAGGTCGATAGCGC contains the following coding sequences:
- a CDS encoding photosynthesis system II assembly factor Ycf48, producing the protein MNLFVRKLKQIAILLAVVLFCASCSQVPSVSDSPWHAISLPTQANLQDLAFTGDPNHGWVVGSDSTLLETTDGGKTWESRNLELGDRQYRFTGVSFADQEGWITGEPSILLHTTDGGKSWTRIALSNKLPGAPNRIVALGPNSAEMSTNVGAIYRTQDAGQTWKAMVQEAVGVVRNMSRSADGKYVAVSAKGNFYSTWEPGLDAWVPHNRNSSRRVENMGFAQDGRLWMLARGGQLQFSSLENPEEWEEAQYPEVSTSWGLLDLAYRTPEEVWVTGGSGNLLRSLDGGKTWQKAREIEDIPSNLYRIMFLTPQQGFIIGQRGVLLKYEGASQAA
- the psbE gene encoding cytochrome b559 subunit alpha, translated to MAGTTGERPFSDIITSVRYWVIHSITIPALFIAGWLFVSTGLAYDAFGTPRPNEYFTQTRQEVPIVQDRFESKQQIEEFIK
- the psbF gene encoding cytochrome b559 subunit beta, with protein sequence MTTNTPNQPVSYPIFTVRWLAVHTLAVPTIFFLGAIASMQFIQR
- a CDS encoding photosystem II reaction center protein L, whose translation is MPERSPNPNNQPVELNRTSLYLGLLLVFVLGILFSSYFFN
- a CDS encoding photosystem II reaction center protein J, with protein sequence MSGSGRIPLWIVATVAGLGAIAVLGVFFYGAYAGLGSSL
- the psaI gene encoding photosystem I reaction center subunit VIII, producing the protein MGASFLPSILVPLTGLIFPAVAMAFLFLYIEREDATGI
- the hisS gene encoding histidine--tRNA ligase; this encodes MGSIQAIRGTRDILPEEVGYWQWVESVARDILSRAAYQEIRTPIFELTALFERGIGEATDVVGKEMYTFKSRGENPYSMTLRPEGTAGVVRSYIENALDVKSGIQRLWYLGPMFRYEAPQKGRQRQFHQLGVEVLGTADSRADAEAIAIATDILQTLGLKNLRMDINSVGSPEDRQRYRQALVDYLTPYKEELDPDSQVRLSRNPLRILDSKDRGTQAIVQEAPSILDYLSADSCRYFEQIQARLADLGIAYQLNPRLVRGLDYYTHIAFEIISDDLGAQATVCGGGRYDGLVAELGGPKTPAVGWAMGLERLIILLQQLQEAPAPTLDFYVVSRGEKAESQALQLAQKLRQAGFSVDLDLSGSAFKKQFARADRSGAVACLVLGEEEAENQTVKLKWMASKEQSAIAQTELLGMIEELRQQIKVKR